Within Ipomoea triloba cultivar NCNSP0323 chromosome 9, ASM357664v1, the genomic segment TTCACTGCAATTGTTTGGGTGAATGCAGATGGGGAGGCTCAGTTCCTTTTAGGTGGAAAGTTGTATCAGGATTACCAAATGAAGATATTATGGAAAAAGGGCTTTATCCGTCTGGTTCTTGTGGCAGGGATTATTTGGATGTTTCTTATCTGCATTGTATTGTTATTTCACCTCTGGTCTTGCCAGtcttcttttgctttcttttcaGGTACAGGCCTTCATATACATTAACATATATCAAGGTTTCATATTTGTTATGGGTTAATTTGCTTGCAAGTCATGGAAAAACAAATGCCAGACTCAAACAATGTGATATATCTAAGTTCATCCTTAGTTgttatattgttaatattatccCCAAATTGCAACCCTTTAAATTAAATGGTTGATGTTTGAGAGGAAGTGATGGGTGTGGATTTTGTTGCAGAAACTGATTGGTAAATGTGTTTGCCTGTGTGTTTTTTTCCAGTTGCCTCCACTATTGGTAATGCAATCTACTCTTTCATTTTGTTATGTGCAGCTCTTTGTAACAAAGATAGCAAGTTTTTTGGTATGTTGAACACAATGGGACTCGTGACACCCCCACACCGTGAGTCTCAGATATTTATTGTTGCTATATGTTTCTCTCTGTATAGTAGGGGAAGTTCTTACTCTTTTTACCTCCTCCTTTCAACCAAATAGGTTGTCCAATTCCTGTGGCAGATAACACAGATAAAATAGTTATTCCTGAACAAAAATCTACTGAAAATTTTGTTCAGAGTCTCTCCTATGTTGTGGAAAATGTTACAGTACATAGTGGATCTAGTTCACTTCCTCTATTTGGAGGAAATCAAACATGGAAGCAAAGAGATGAAAGTTTTAAAGTGAAGCCAAGCATGAAAGTAAGGAATTGATTTCTATCTATTGATCATACCTTTTGCATTTTATATAATTCCAATATATCATGGAATAGAACAATTGATGGGTACCTGAATTGAACCCTGTGTATGCCTATGTTTTATTTGGATAGTACTCATAGTAGCATTTGGATTATGATGGCATGTCACTTAGCACAAATAGTTTGAAAATGCTGACTAGCATGACTGCTATACATATTTGGAACAGCTTCACCAGACAAATAGCATATATAACTATGTATccaatatatatttagtatgaAGTAGCTCCATtatgaataaataaacaagTATAAGCATATATGAGTAACTTAAAGGAAGTGCCTTAAAAAGATGCTTACTTCATTtgctttatttgaataattcaTACCAATTCTACTTCTTCCACAAATTTATGTCCAGTGTTCACTTCTAGATATATCCTTCTATCTTTAGGTGCATTGTGGTTTTATGCCAAAGGGTGGTGCAGAAATGGATAAGAAAGACATCGAGTATGCAAAGAAGTGTCGGTTTGTGGTTGCCTCCGGCATTTTTGACGGATACGATACACCTCACGAACCATCAAACGTCAGTGCACGTTCTCAGAAGCTCTTTTGCTTTCTTATGACAGTGGATGAAGTATCTCTTGACTTCATCAAGAAAAATGTCACGGTCAGAGAGGATAATGATGGTGGACTGTGGGTGGGTATCTGGCGTCTAGTTCTACTGAAAAATCCACCTTATGATGAGCCTAGAAGGAATGGGAAAGTTCCTAAGATATTGACACACAGGTTATTCCCTCAAGCACAATACAGCATTTGGATTGATGGTAAAATGGAGTTAATAGTTGATCCATTGCTTATGCTTGAAAGGTATAGTGATTTTTTACAATTACTTATAATGCAATGCGGTGAATTATCTTGTTTACTTCATTTGTCTATTGCTCCTTTTAAATTCAAAGCATATGGTTACATAACTGACTGCCTACACTGGGAAATTACATTTGATTAGTGGTATAAGTTATGAAAATGATGTCATACTGAAAATGTGATTGAATTATTATGGCCTTATTTATCAGTTGGAACTCCTTCCATGCTGACTTGTCTGTAAACATTTGTGTTTTCATTGTCCCTTTTAGAAGTgaaaatatatgcatattttgTGAGAATGAGTTAGTTTCCTGGCATTTTCCCATGATTTGTATCTCCTCCTCAATTGAGCTGCTCAACTTAGGTGCTTGTATTTGTATGTTTAGATACTTGTGGCGTGGTAAGCATACATTTGCAATAGCTCAGCACAAGCATCATCAGAGTATATATGAGGAGGCGGATGCAAACAAACGGAGAAAGCGTTATGCTCGACCACTTATTGATCTTCATATGAAAATATATCGTTATGAGGGAATGGAACCATGGAATCCAGATAAAGGCACAGTTAGTGGTAAGTGAATTGATGCCTCAGTATTgctcttattattaatataccTATATGAATATGATTGCACACCAAGTGGGACCTCTACTGATGAATGTTGTTCCAAAGTAATTCCAGCGATTCACTTGTGTAATTACAATCCAACCTATCCACACAAAACATATGTATGTGACTTGGacaaattttgtatgattgtaGATGTTCCCGAAGGAGCAGTTATTGTACGAGAACACACTGCAATGAACAACTTGTTTAGTTGCTTATGGTTCAACGAAGTCAACTTGTTCACACCACGAGATCAGCTGAGCTTCGGTTATGTTGTTTACAGGCTGGGGGGcaagttcaaatttttaatgtttccAAACTGTGAATACTACTCGATCTTTATTTTACACCCTCACACGCGGGAGCATTCATCTAAAGTGGAGTGGGTGAAATCTTTGGATGAATTTAAGAAGGATAGTAGTGGTTTGAAAGAGAGTAGAGGAGGATTTGGATTGTGGAGCCCTTATCCGGGGAATCTGAAATCAGTTGTATTACCAAATGTAACAAGAAAATCAAAAgctggatgatgatgatgtttgtAATGTGTTATTTTTGTAGCTCTTAGAGAAACAGTTGGGATTCCTCAGAAAGGAGGATGTTCCTTCTTCAATTCTACAAACTTTGTCAATTCCCATTTGAATCATTTCTTCTGGATAGATAAGTTGTCTCACTGAGCCAACCAATTACATTAGTGTGAGTGCAAACATGGATATAAATACATACCAGAAATAGGATGAGCCTTGCCAAATGGCTTCCAATGAGACTATAAGAAAAGAAATATGAGTACCAATTTTCATAGAGCTTAGCTTAGTACTTTCAGAacaatatatgaatattatgagagagagagagggataaataaatacttaattcAACTGAAATGCCTGTGTTATCTTATTTTTGTACTCACTACCAAATACGgtataagaaaaaaagatgaaaaaatttTTTATCTCAAAGAAACGAATAAGTGATGGAAGAGTGTGGATTAATTTGGGGGGAGGTTTAAATTTAATTCTAGATTTGTACGAGTAAAAATCAGTGAGAATTATTTTGTGTGGCGACGTCCACGTCATCGCTTCTCCACCATAACTCTCACAGTCACACATCATCACTCTACTTCCCTCTTGCTTCAAGGAACCGCTTAGATTCAGTGCTGAAAACAAAATATGGCCACACCTCTATCGGTCCGACCGAACCGCACCATCATCGGCATCCACCCCCCCGGCTCATCCCGCCGCAGGTCGCTCTGCCGCCGCTCCTACTCGATTCACGCTACTAACAGGCTCAAGAAACTCGGCGTTGTATTCATCTCCCGCCGCCGAACCTTAGACACCGCTCTCTATGCCGGCTCCAGAGCAGACGACTCAGCTCCGTTCGAGATGTCCGTCGAGAACGCCCTCAAGCTGCTGGGAGTCACGGAGGGAGCGTCCTTCGAAGATATTCTTCGTGCCAAGAATTCGATTATCGCTGCCTGTAAGGATGACGCAGAAACAATTGCAAAGGTCTGATAATATTCCACTTATGCCTTTGAGCTTTCCGTAACTGCTCTTCCTCTtgtttttgaaatttgatttgtATGTGTCAGAAACTTCACATCTTTATTACTGCTGCACTCTTTTTCTTTAAATCCTCCTGTTGCTTAGTTTCTGTAAATTGTGTTCTCTGTTGCTTGAATTGATTCTGCCAGAAATTATAAGGTAAGGATTTGCTTATTAATTAAAGCTCTGATATGATTATTATTGTATGTCAATATAGTTATTAGCATGTGAAACCAGATATTTATGGGGTCCTACTCCTATTCCTATTGCATCTACACTCACCTCTTGTTCAACCTGATGAGGAACAACATCATTCCAAAAATAGATTAGTGTTATTGGGAATAATGCAATGATTCTAATCCACTCCATAAAATGGATCATTAACTGAACTGAATTTATTGCATCTGGACCCTGACTAATCCAATCCTCTGTTTGAAATCATATGTTTATTATCGCAAACATGTTTGATACACCTGCCTTCTTCACATGATGATCTTCTGTTTCCACCCTTGCATTTGCTGTTAGCATATTCTTCCATTATTTTTGTGTCTATTGGTTTATCAAGATTCTTCAAGTTATGGCAGTAGTAGTTCttttagaaaacaaaattaGAATGAATGCCAGATATTGACATTAAACTACTCAAAGGCTCTGGCTTGCTATGctataacattatatttaacaaGGCATTTCTGCATGTGCATGTCTGTTATAATTGTGTATGCATGCATTAGAAGCAAttacattcaaatttttattcttggaaGTTTAGTATTTGACACTTGGCATCCTGACTAATAAACCTGCTTAACATCTTCCATAAAAGGCACCATTCTCCTTCATGGATCAACACAACCACTTTCTTTCTGTTCATTTGAGAGCTCTAGATATTTATTTCATGGCATTCTTTCCTTGGAGTAATATGGTCATGGTTGTATAGGTGGAGGCTGCATATGATATGCTGCTTATGCAGAGCTTGTCACAGAGGAGAGCTGGAAAAGTTGTTGATAAATCTGTCCGTTACGCAGATGTTAAATCTAATGCTCCTAGAATGGACTCAATGCCCAAGTGGTTAAAGACTAGTGTCCGGAACTCACCCGTTTCATTTGAAACACCATCTACTCGTGAGCTGGCTGTCCAAGCTGGGGTCTATGGAGCCCTAATGGTCTTAACATATGCCAATGGAGCCTCATCATCTTCTGAAGCAGCATATGCTGGAGCAGATGTTCCTGGGTTGATTTTAGCCACTAGTTTTGGAGCAACCTTGTACTTCATGACCAAGAAAAATGTCAAGTTGGGTAAGTTTCTCTCTCTCAGGGATGCAGAGGATAGAATTTATGTTTGCAAGAGAAGAATAGGATGAACTGCTGCTTCAAATCTATTGGCTACTTATTAATGATATTATCGGTCAAACTAGACCATTGAGAGATTTGCCAAATTTAATTATACAGAACTCAGTCTAGCATAATATGATAGCTTATTAGTGTTAACAAAAATGTTTACAGGGAAAGCAAGTCTTATTACAATTGGTGGACTTGTGGCTGGGGCAGTGGTTGGCTCTGCAGTTGAGAGTTGGTTGCAAGTAGATGTTGTACCATTTCTTGGCATACACAGCCCTGCAACTGTTGTGGGTGAATTTGTACTTATCTCTCAATTGTTGGTCTCCTTGTATTTAAGGTAGGCCAAAGCAAGAGCTACTGTGGTGCTGATTATAGGATTACAAGGTCGGTGCCTATTCTTTGCAAGATGACACATGCTTATGTAGGTTGTGTAATTTCTGTAGAAATTGACTGTTGTACAACTTTTGTACGTGCTTAAAATGTACAGCTTTTGATTCCTCTACTAGTTCAAATGTCGTTTCTAGTTGCCTGTGATTAGATTAGTGCTTATGGTGGAATCAAAATTCAATAGCAAGAGCAAATAGTAACCTGGCCTCTCTATACAGCTGCTTGTTTAGAGACATAAAGAAAGAGATGAGAGAATCATGAAATTTACAAGCTTAAGGGGGCAAGGTAATCATACTCAACACAGCATTTTTCCTTGTAGCTTCCACAAGAAAGACAGTGAGAAATGACAAATAAATAACTACCGACTATGGTGCCTCAGCGAGCTGCTTTGGCATAACCTAGTACACACCTAAATCTCTCAACCCATTCAAATCCAATCCCCCCTCATGTTTTGTCCATCATACGTCTGTCATCTTTTGACATCTTCAGCTTGGGAGCCCTCTATGTAGGTTGGGTTCCCAGCTTTTTGAGAATTGTCCCAAGTGCTTAAAACTTCATTGTACATTTTCGAAGCTACTCTAGAGAATTCTGTGACAGACTCGAAAACTCTACCAAATCCACACTGAAAGCCTCTCAGTGTGATTCTCTCTGTTTCTCTCATACATTTTTTGTGCTCTTCCCTTTCCGAATCAACCCTCTTACGCAAATTGTCCAGCAAATCTTTCCGTTCTTTTATATACTCTGCCCTGTGCTCAATCTCCAATTCTGAGTTTCTATCTGTGAGCTTGAATTCACAAATTCTATTCTCAGCCTTTTGGAATGCCAGGGTTTTTCTCTCCAGTTCTTTTGACAAGCTGTCAACTTTTcgcttttgttgttgttcctcTCCCTGTTGAACCCACAGCGCCCTTGCATCTTTTACACATGATTTTAGTGCGCAAGACACTGACTTGTCAGGCAACTTATTCATGGCAGACAACCAATCATGACAAATTGTGAGAAGTGGAGGGCCATTGGCCCGGCATGGTGGTGTGGCACTTCTACCTCT encodes:
- the LOC116030586 gene encoding protein CHAPERONE-LIKE PROTEIN OF POR1, chloroplastic, whose protein sequence is MATPLSVRPNRTIIGIHPPGSSRRRSLCRRSYSIHATNRLKKLGVVFISRRRTLDTALYAGSRADDSAPFEMSVENALKLLGVTEGASFEDILRAKNSIIAACKDDAETIAKVEAAYDMLLMQSLSQRRAGKVVDKSVRYADVKSNAPRMDSMPKWLKTSVRNSPVSFETPSTRELAVQAGVYGALMVLTYANGASSSSEAAYAGADVPGLILATSFGATLYFMTKKNVKLGKASLITIGGLVAGAVVGSAVESWLQVDVVPFLGIHSPATVVGEFVLISQLLVSLYLR
- the LOC116030279 gene encoding uncharacterized protein LOC116030279, with the protein product MDNDFVRPISSRANRRPDRANHQSRDGEAQFLLGGKLYQDYQMKILWKKGFIRLVLVAGIIWMFLICIVLLFHLWSCQSSFAFFSALCNKDSKFFGMLNTMGLVTPPHRCPIPVADNTDKIVIPEQKSTENFVQSLSYVVENVTVHSGSSSLPLFGGNQTWKQRDESFKVKPSMKVHCGFMPKGGAEMDKKDIEYAKKCRFVVASGIFDGYDTPHEPSNVSARSQKLFCFLMTVDEVSLDFIKKNVTVREDNDGGLWVGIWRLVLLKNPPYDEPRRNGKVPKILTHRLFPQAQYSIWIDGKMELIVDPLLMLERYLWRGKHTFAIAQHKHHQSIYEEADANKRRKRYARPLIDLHMKIYRYEGMEPWNPDKGTVSDVPEGAVIVREHTAMNNLFSCLWFNEVNLFTPRDQLSFGYVVYRLGGKFKFLMFPNCEYYSIFILHPHTREHSSKVEWVKSLDEFKKDSSGLKESRGGFGLWSPYPGNLKSVVLPNVTRKSKAG